Proteins from one Sulfurihydrogenibium sp. genomic window:
- a CDS encoding tetratricopeptide repeat protein: MKKVLGLALFGILATGSMTYAAYVPEDTDPEAYNEIEADCWAAQRKMDIQELVNCHKDLADWYKKKGKYDVAYYEISQAGYYCSMAGDYKNAIKYTLEAIEGFKKIGNKEGEADNYRQLGYIYKEKGDKKKAKEYYMKAYELYKSIGAEKDAQDTLRAMRSKRGY, encoded by the coding sequence ATGAAAAAAGTTTTAGGTTTAGCCTTGTTTGGCATCTTAGCAACAGGTAGCATGACTTATGCCGCATATGTTCCTGAAGATACCGACCCTGAAGCTTATAATGAAATTGAAGCTGACTGCTGGGCTGCTCAACGTAAAATGGATATCCAAGAACTCGTTAATTGTCATAAGGATTTAGCTGACTGGTATAAGAAAAAAGGAAAATATGATGTTGCATATTATGAAATAAGTCAAGCTGGATATTATTGCAGCATGGCTGGAGATTATAAAAACGCAATAAAATACACTCTTGAAGCTATCGAAGGCTTTAAAAAGATAGGAAATAAAGAGGGAGAAGCAGATAACTACAGACAGCTTGGATATATCTATAAAGAAAAGGGAGACAAGAAGAAAGCAAAAGAATACTACATGAAAGCATATGAACTTTATAAATCCATCGGAGCAGAAAAGGATGCTCAAGACACTTTAAGAGCAATGAGGAGTAAAAGAGGTTATTGA